In Pleuronectes platessa chromosome 5, fPlePla1.1, whole genome shotgun sequence, a single genomic region encodes these proteins:
- the si:ch211-105f12.2 gene encoding RIMS-binding protein 2-like, which yields METRLELDVLIYPNEVRIASPEELWEWELETASQVSIPTVRLFVALYPYNPAAMSPNYETAVEELPFVPGQIIKVFGDKDRDGFYDGESGGLSGVVPSNMVSEIPVDDEYLKHLLMQQGFLPVDHTGMSPSESTLISDELVVQRMVALFDYDPWESSPNVDSEDELGFRSGDIIYVLGDMDQDGFYFGDLHGRRGLVPSNFLQPFPWD from the exons ATGGAGACGAGGCTGGAGCTGGACGTTTTGATTTACCCCAACGAAGTGAGGATCGCCTCCCCGGAGGAGCTCTGGGAATGGGAGCTGGAGACTGCGAGCCAGGTGTCCATTCCCACCGTGCGACTCTTTGTGGCACTTTACCCGTACAACCCTGCAGCCATGTCTCCCAACTACGAGACCGCTGTAGAGGAGCTGCCTTTTGTACCAGGACAGATAATCAAG GTGTTTGGAGACAAAGACCGTGATGGTTTCTATGATGGGGAGTCTGGTGGGCTCTCCGGTGTTGTGCCAAGTAACATGGTGTCTGAGATCCCGGTGGACGATGAGTACCTGAAGCATCTACTCATGCAGCAGGGCTTCCTCCCTGTGGACCACACAGGTATGAGCCCCTCTGAAAGCACTCT TATCAGTGACGAATTGGTTGTTCAACGAATGGTGGCCTTATTTGATTATGATCCATGGGAGAGTTCACCCAACGTGGACAGTGAA GATGAACTCGGCTTTCGTTCAGGAGACATTATCTATGTGTTAGGTGACATGGATCAAGATGGGTTTTATTTT GGAGACCTGCACGGACGACGAGGTTTGGTTCCATCAAACTTCCTGCAGCCGTTTCCGTGGGATTAA
- the ywhag2 gene encoding 14-3-3 protein gamma-2: MVDREQLVQKARLAEQAERYDDMAAAMKSVTELNEALSNEERNLLSVAYKNVVGARRSSWRVISSIEQKTSADGNEKKIEMVRAYREKIEKELEAVCQDVLNLLDNFLIKNCNETQHESKVFYLKMKGDYYRYLAEVATGEKRATVVESSEKAYNEAHEISKEHMQPTHPIRLGLALNYSVFYYEIQNAPEQACHLAKTAFDDAIAELDTLNEDSYKDSTLIMQLLRDNLTLWTSDQQDDEGGEGNN, from the exons ATGGTCGACCGCGAGCAGCTGGTGCAGAAAGCCAGGCTGGCTGAGCAGGCTGAGAGATACGATGACATGGCTGCAGCTATGAAATCG GTAACAGAGCTGAACGAGGCCCTGTCCAACGAGGAGAGGAACCTCTTGTCAGTGGCTTACAAGAACGTGGTCGGTGCCCGCCGCTCCTCCTGGAGGGTGATCTCCAGCATTGAGCAGAAGACCTCGGCCGACGGCAATGAGAAGAAGATTGAGATGGTCAGGGCCTACCGGGAGAAGattgagaaggagctggaggctgTGTGCCAGGACGTGCTCAACCTCCTGGACAACTTCCTGATCAAGAACTGCAACGAAACGCAGCACGAGAGCAAGGTGTTCTACCTGAAGATGAAGGGCGACTACTACCGGTACCTGGCCGAGGTGGCCACAGGCGAGAAGAGGGCCACCGTGGTGGAGTCGTCGGAGAAGGCCTACAACGAGGCCCACGAGATCAGCAAGGAGCACATGCAGCCCACCCACCCCATCCGCCTGGGCTTAGCTCTCAACTACTCTGTGTTTTACTACGAGATCCAGAACGCCCCGGAGCAGGCCTGTCATCTGGCCAAGACCGCCTTCGACGACGCCATCGCCGAGCTCGACACCCTCAACGAGGACTCCTACAAAGACTCCACTCTCATCATGCAGCTGCTCCGAGACAACTTGACACTGTGGACAAGTGACCAGCAGGATGACGAGGGAGGGGAGGGCAACAATTAA
- the ca4b gene encoding carbonic anhydrase 4b: MLLLAVLFLLASFLRIVSGADWCYQSQVTCNKTCAGPDTWGLVSEHCSGRSQSPVNIVTRRALQDERLTPLHLTGYQETFHSLIMNTGHGVKLDLSSKMRIQGGNLPATYKTIQLHLHWGKDGGLGSEHLIDGEQFPMEMHIVHIKEKYDSLSEAVTDRTGVAVLGFFFQESEFANKKFDPIIKALKYIQQPKNSTTLREVSLDMFTPPQTNMTKYFRYEGSLTTPDCAEAVVWTVFEDTIPLSRKQLTAFSQLQFSDGKPMVRTYRPVQPMNERPVYYSRGHVASVSTMLLILAALVPSALSLHTTA; the protein is encoded by the exons ATGCTGCTCCtagctgttttatttttgcttgcTTCTTTCCTGAGGATTGTCTCAGGCGCAG ATTGGTGCTACCAGTCCCAAGTCACATGCAATAAGACCTGTGCAG GTCCAGACACATGGGGTCTCGTGTCTGAGCATTGCAGCGGCAGATCTCAGTCTCCTGTGAACATCGTGACGAGGAGAGCACTTCAAGATGAACGCCTCACTCCTCTTCACCTCACGGGCTATCAAGAGACTTTTCATAGCCTCATCATGAACACTGGTCACGGTG TTAAACTGGATTTGTCCAGCAAAATGAGGATCCAGGGAGGAAATCTGCCTGCCACGTACAAGACCATTCAACTTCACCTGCATTGGGGCAAAGATGGAGGGCTGGGTTCTGAACACTTAATCGATGGAGAACAATTCCCAATGGAG ATGCATATTGTtcacataaaagaaaaatatgactCCTTATCCGAGGCCGTCACAGACCGCACAGGTGTGGCTGTTCTTGGATTCTTCTTTCag GAGTCTGAATTTGCAAATAAGAAATTTGACCCCATTATAAAGGCCCTGAAATACATCCAACAACCCA aaaacagcactACACTGAGGGAGGTGTCGCTGGACATGTTCACTCCGCCGCAGACAAACATGACCAAGTACTTCCGCTATGAGGGTTCCCTCACTACACCGGACTGTGCTGAAGCTGTCGTCTGGACTGTGTTTGAAGACACTATTCCTCTGAGCAGGAAACAG CTCACTGCCTTCTCCCAGCTCCAGTTCTCTGACGGAAAGCCAATGGTCAGAACCTACAGACCAGTGCAGCCCATGAATGAGAGGCCGGTGTATTACTCCAGAGGCCACGTGGCATCAGTGAGCACTATGCTACTCATCCTGGCAGCGCTGGTGCCCAGTGCACTCTCCCTGCACACCACAGCATGA